Below is a window of 'Nostoc azollae' 0708 DNA.
CGAAATATGCTAAAAATTGCTGATATATAACTGGGTTGTAATCTAAATTCAATCGGTCAGATTCTCCAAAACCCGGCTAATCTAAAGCGGTAAATTGAAAATGGCAAGCAAGTAATTTGGCTAGTTCCCCCACTTCCCCCCGTGTAGAAACGCTACTAAAAGCAGGAAGTCACAAAACTGGTGAACCTTCTCCTATGGTCTTGGGAAAATCACCCGCAAAGGCTGATTTTCCCAAGACCATAAATATTCTTGAACTTCACCACCATAAGCACTAGTGGGTTTTGTGAATAAATTGGTAGCCATCTTGATTTAATTCGTAATTCGTAAAAGTATTTCCCAGTCCCCAGTTCCCAATCCCCAGTCCCCAGTCTCCAATCGCCATCACTTCAAATAATTTTTCACAATTTCCAAAATCCGTTCTGCTGCATGACCATCACCAAAGGGGTTAATTGCATTAGCCATTGCTGTGTATGCTTCTGGGTTGCTGAGTAACTCACTTGCAGCAGTAACAATACTCTCTGTTTGGGTTCCCACTAATTTAGCTGTACCTGCGGTAACAGCTTCTGGTCTTTCTGTGGTGTCTCTGAGAACGAGTATAGGTTTACCAAGGCTGGGAGCTTCTTCTTGTAAACCACCGGAGTCTGTTAATATTAGGTGCGCTCGCACAATTGCTCCTACTAATTCACCATAATCTAACGGTTCTGTCAAGAAAATTCTGGGATGATTACCCAATAACTCCTGCAATGGTTCTCTAACTGTGGGGTTTCTGTGTAAAGGCAACAATAACGCTGTATCAGAAAACTGATCTAGAATCCGTAAAAATGCTTTGGCGATAGCTTGCAATGGTTCACCCCAATTTTCCCGACGATGGACTGTAGACAAAATAGTCCGATATTCACCCCAGTTTAAACCCGGTATATCACAAGCTGGGTTAGTTGCAGCCACATTCAACAACGCATCAATCACCGTATTACCCGTCAGATGAATTTCCCCTAGCACTCCAGAAGCTTGCAAATTTTCCACCGCCAGAGAAGTAGGAGCAAAATGTAACTGCGTAATTTGGGAAATTAACCTTCTATTAGCTTCTTCAGGATAAGGATTAAATAAGTCATCAGTTCTTAACCCCGCTTCCACATGACCAACAGGGATTTTTTGATAAAAAGCAGCCAAAGCTGCTGCAAAAGCTGTTGTCGTATCTCCCTG
It encodes the following:
- the wecB gene encoding non-hydrolyzing UDP-N-acetylglucosamine 2-epimerase is translated as MTKKIGIIFGTRPEAIKLASVIQVFQSSPDFVELQVILTGQHREMVAQVMQVFHLQADWNLEIMQPKQSLNDITCRSLQGLEALFIEQNLDLVIVQGDTTTAFAAALAAFYQKIPVGHVEAGLRTDDLFNPYPEEANRRLISQITQLHFAPTSLAVENLQASGVLGEIHLTGNTVIDALLNVAATNPACDIPGLNWGEYRTILSTVHRRENWGEPLQAIAKAFLRILDQFSDTALLLPLHRNPTVREPLQELLGNHPRIFLTEPLDYGELVGAIVRAHLILTDSGGLQEEAPSLGKPILVLRDTTERPEAVTAGTAKLVGTQTESIVTAASELLSNPEAYTAMANAINPFGDGHAAERILEIVKNYLK